The following are from one region of the Streptomyces decoyicus genome:
- a CDS encoding ABC transporter ATP-binding protein has product MFRRSRHPSSGRAEGEESPALPDARLGGQRPLPASEYLPGEPAVTLRDVHKRYGRGNSAVHALRGVGIALPRASFTAVMGPSGSGKSTFLQCAAGLDRPTSGSVLLGDTDLTKLRESRLSDLRLNRLGFVFQHFNLLPALTVYQNVRLPLKLAGRPVDRGAIEQMLARVGLPDRARHRPGELSGGQQQRVAIARALITEPDVIFADEPTGALDTTTAAEVLTLLREAVDNLGATVVMVTHEPSAAAWADRVLFLVDGEVSDELMLGDPEEISARMRVLTSATDRPQSAAPGMRGRG; this is encoded by the coding sequence ATGTTCCGTCGGTCTCGGCATCCAAGCTCCGGTCGGGCCGAGGGCGAGGAGAGTCCGGCGCTCCCCGATGCCCGCCTCGGGGGACAACGGCCCCTGCCGGCCTCCGAGTACCTCCCGGGGGAACCCGCGGTGACGCTGCGGGACGTGCACAAACGGTACGGACGCGGGAACAGCGCCGTGCACGCGCTGCGTGGGGTCGGCATCGCTTTGCCCCGCGCCAGTTTCACCGCCGTGATGGGCCCGTCCGGGTCGGGCAAGAGCACCTTCCTGCAATGCGCCGCGGGGCTCGACCGGCCGACCTCGGGCTCGGTGCTGCTCGGTGACACCGATCTGACGAAGCTGCGCGAGAGCAGGCTGAGCGACCTGCGCCTGAACCGTCTGGGCTTCGTCTTCCAGCACTTCAACCTGCTGCCTGCACTGACGGTCTATCAGAATGTCCGGCTGCCCCTGAAGTTGGCCGGCCGACCGGTCGACCGGGGCGCCATCGAGCAGATGCTGGCCCGGGTCGGACTGCCCGACCGGGCGCGGCACCGCCCGGGTGAACTCTCCGGCGGACAGCAGCAGCGCGTCGCCATCGCCCGTGCCCTGATCACCGAGCCGGACGTCATCTTCGCCGACGAGCCCACCGGGGCACTGGACACCACCACGGCGGCGGAGGTGCTCACCCTGCTGCGGGAGGCGGTGGACAACCTGGGCGCGACCGTCGTCATGGTCACTCACGAGCCCAGCGCTGCCGCCTGGGCGGACCGGGTGCTGTTCCTGGTCGACGGAGAGGTCTCCGACGAACTGATGCTGGGCGACCCGGAGGAGATCTCGGCCCGTATGCGGGTGCTGACGTCGGCCACCGACCGGCCGCAGTCGGCGGCGCCCGGGATGCGGGGCAGGGGATGA
- a CDS encoding ABC transporter permease — MSNGLAFAQIRSRPSAFIGTFIALLFGAVVIISSGTLLLAAATASPQPVRYRPAPVVVAADQFVGGQQIPDRVRLGTGLADRLAPLPEVSDAVADTVFPATAAAPGRTAVTLDGQPASSARLLATGDGAAGKVTPRPGQTVLDTRTAKALGVSRGDTVTLTSPAGAGSFEVAGVLAARTPGAWFENAEAGRLSGHPGKADAIAVLPEEGVSTAQLAERVRAAAGSAKVFTGDGRGEVENPGFAPAQENTVGMFGAMGGLSIYVSIFVVANTMSLSISQRRRETALLRGIGARPGHIRRMAAAEATLVAVLAVAAGSAPGHLLARLVFDAMDARHLLPPGTELTFSWLPVAAAALTGLLAAVPGSLIASHRAARSRPAEALSESALPRRGIGPLRLLLGLAALAGGAVVAVQVLALGGATANKAAPFVLLLFLVSVSLLGPLLARAATEILGVPMRLFGATGELATLNGRARARRLSSAIVPVALVVAFGVTKIGQQTTLTHEKSTQSAAAVTADRVIEAPGGLPGRVADDVARLPGVRAATGVTEVGLLAGPGHPGAKPGDGAVSGSAFSGTGETLARNLDPQVRSGALSGVRAGGTPGSGDGTVAVDQRVADRADTGVGRRITLWLGDGTVVRPVVAATYSRGLGVGEVLLPRATVAGHLTHQLDDRILVRADSGDGGARLDQELRTVAGASPGATVRTDAAFAEARDAADESFTWLEFMALSMIAGFAGITAANTLAMVTFEQLREVSMLRLIGTSVRTVRRTVRLEALTVALTGLAAGLTIALVTLTPLVEDSTGATFPYLPPQLLLLVAAGTVALSLLATGVPLRLLLRVRPVEGVTRRS; from the coding sequence ATGAGCAACGGCCTCGCGTTCGCACAGATCCGTTCCCGCCCTTCGGCGTTCATCGGCACCTTCATCGCGCTGCTCTTCGGCGCCGTGGTGATCATCTCCAGCGGCACCCTGCTGCTGGCCGCGGCGACCGCGTCGCCGCAGCCGGTGCGCTATCGCCCGGCCCCCGTGGTCGTCGCCGCGGACCAGTTCGTGGGCGGGCAGCAGATCCCGGACCGGGTCCGTCTCGGCACCGGTCTCGCGGACCGGCTGGCCCCGCTGCCCGAGGTGTCGGACGCGGTGGCCGACACCGTCTTTCCGGCCACCGCCGCCGCACCGGGCCGCACGGCGGTCACCCTGGACGGCCAGCCGGCCTCCTCGGCCCGGCTGCTGGCAACCGGGGACGGCGCAGCGGGGAAAGTGACCCCGCGCCCCGGGCAGACCGTGCTGGACACGCGGACGGCCAAGGCCTTGGGGGTGTCCCGGGGCGACACCGTGACGCTGACGAGCCCGGCCGGGGCCGGGTCCTTCGAGGTCGCCGGCGTGCTCGCCGCCCGGACTCCCGGCGCCTGGTTCGAGAACGCCGAGGCCGGGCGGCTGTCCGGCCACCCGGGGAAGGCGGACGCGATCGCGGTGCTTCCCGAGGAGGGGGTGTCCACCGCGCAGCTCGCCGAGCGGGTGCGCGCGGCCGCGGGCTCCGCCAAGGTGTTCACGGGCGACGGGCGCGGCGAGGTGGAGAACCCGGGCTTCGCTCCGGCCCAGGAGAACACCGTCGGCATGTTCGGTGCCATGGGCGGACTCAGCATCTACGTCTCGATCTTCGTGGTGGCCAACACCATGTCGCTGTCGATCTCGCAGCGCCGGCGGGAGACCGCGCTGCTGCGCGGCATCGGGGCCCGGCCGGGCCACATCCGGCGGATGGCCGCTGCCGAGGCCACGCTGGTGGCCGTACTGGCGGTGGCGGCCGGCAGCGCCCCGGGCCATCTGCTGGCCCGGCTGGTGTTCGACGCCATGGATGCCCGCCATCTGCTGCCGCCGGGCACGGAGCTGACGTTCAGCTGGCTCCCGGTCGCCGCGGCCGCCCTCACCGGGCTGCTCGCCGCGGTGCCCGGCAGCCTGATCGCCTCGCACCGTGCCGCCCGCAGCCGCCCGGCCGAAGCGCTGAGCGAGTCGGCGCTGCCCCGTCGCGGCATCGGTCCCCTGCGTCTGCTGCTCGGTCTGGCGGCGCTGGCCGGTGGTGCGGTGGTGGCCGTCCAGGTGCTCGCCCTGGGTGGTGCGACGGCCAACAAGGCCGCGCCCTTCGTCCTGTTGCTCTTCCTGGTCTCGGTGTCCCTGCTGGGGCCGTTGCTCGCCCGTGCCGCCACCGAGATTCTGGGGGTGCCGATGCGGCTCTTCGGCGCCACGGGCGAACTGGCGACCCTCAACGGCCGGGCCAGGGCTCGCCGTCTGTCGTCGGCGATCGTGCCGGTGGCGCTGGTGGTGGCGTTCGGCGTGACCAAGATCGGACAGCAGACCACCCTGACCCATGAGAAGAGCACGCAGAGCGCGGCGGCGGTCACTGCCGACCGCGTCATCGAGGCGCCGGGCGGCCTGCCCGGCCGGGTGGCCGACGACGTCGCCCGACTGCCCGGTGTGCGGGCCGCGACGGGGGTGACCGAGGTGGGGCTGCTGGCCGGACCCGGGCACCCGGGCGCGAAGCCCGGTGACGGCGCCGTCTCCGGCAGCGCCTTCTCCGGAACCGGTGAAACGCTGGCGCGGAACCTCGACCCGCAGGTCCGCTCCGGAGCCCTGTCCGGGGTCCGGGCCGGTGGCACCCCGGGTTCCGGCGACGGGACGGTGGCCGTCGACCAGCGGGTCGCCGACCGGGCGGACACCGGTGTGGGCCGGCGGATCACGTTGTGGCTCGGTGACGGCACCGTGGTGCGGCCGGTGGTGGCGGCCACCTACAGCCGGGGGCTCGGCGTGGGCGAGGTACTGCTGCCGCGGGCCACCGTCGCCGGCCATCTGACCCACCAGCTCGACGACCGCATCCTCGTCCGCGCGGACTCCGGGGACGGGGGTGCGCGGCTCGATCAGGAGCTGCGCACCGTCGCCGGCGCCTCGCCCGGTGCCACGGTGCGGACCGACGCGGCGTTCGCCGAGGCCCGCGACGCGGCGGACGAGTCGTTCACCTGGCTGGAGTTCATGGCGTTGAGCATGATCGCCGGCTTCGCGGGCATCACCGCGGCCAACACCCTCGCCATGGTCACCTTCGAGCAGTTGCGGGAGGTCTCGATGCTGCGGCTGATCGGCACGAGTGTACGGACGGTGCGCCGGACGGTCCGGCTGGAGGCCTTGACGGTGGCGCTGACCGGTCTGGCCGCCGGCCTGACGATCGCGCTGGTGACCCTGACACCGCTGGTCGAGGACAGTACCGGGGCGACGTTCCCGTATCTGCCACCGCAGTTGCTGCTCCTCGTCGCGGCCGGCACGGTCGCGCTGAGCCTGCTGGCCACCGGTGTCCCCTTGCGGCTGCTGCTGCGGGTACGCCCGGTGGAAGGCGTCACCCGGCGGTCCTGA
- a CDS encoding acyltransferase family protein — MADVRLRPPVEPLGAPIPARVPTGPRIAGRLHALVLRIDAATPADRDRAFDVLRALSVVGVVLGHWLVTAVTLRADGHLMGDSPLRHMPALTPVSWVLQPLAIFFFVGGRVAAQGYATARTARPDYGRWLAGRLRRLLRPVGTLLFLWMLVVLGLAGAGVAHETISTLLNLVVSPLWFLLVFLALTAATPLVRRAPGRIAVVACAVVAVLDVAHFATGGVAWVETVRNVNVLAGWLVPYCLGAVWAAGGFSRRRPAATLLVTGLLATAALIGWGGYPASMVGVPGAAMSNLNPLSLAAVTFGLAQCGAALLLSGPLRRLVGQPGSAAAPAPGGQRSATPGQFAWALVALMNLSVITIFLWHQTAMLSTTAVTLALTGPLFGLHTAPDAWAWVLVRLLWVPVFVLLLVALCRAFQHVEGDSRRSRNKAS; from the coding sequence GTGGCTGACGTACGCCTGCGGCCCCCGGTCGAACCCCTCGGCGCCCCGATACCCGCCCGCGTGCCCACCGGCCCGCGGATCGCCGGCCGGCTGCACGCACTGGTACTCCGGATCGACGCCGCGACCCCCGCCGACCGCGACCGGGCGTTCGATGTGCTGCGGGCCCTGTCCGTCGTGGGCGTCGTGCTCGGCCACTGGCTGGTGACCGCGGTGACGCTGCGGGCCGACGGCCACCTCATGGGGGACAGCCCGCTGCGCCACATGCCCGCCCTGACGCCGGTGTCCTGGGTGCTCCAGCCCCTGGCGATCTTCTTCTTCGTCGGCGGCCGGGTCGCGGCCCAGGGCTATGCCACCGCACGGACCGCACGCCCGGACTACGGCCGCTGGCTGGCCGGGCGGCTGCGCCGGCTGCTGCGGCCGGTGGGAACGCTGCTGTTCCTGTGGATGCTGGTGGTGCTCGGCCTGGCCGGCGCCGGTGTCGCTCACGAGACGATCAGCACCCTGCTGAATCTGGTGGTCTCGCCCTTGTGGTTCCTGCTGGTGTTCCTCGCGCTGACCGCCGCCACCCCCCTCGTGCGGCGGGCGCCGGGACGGATCGCCGTCGTGGCGTGTGCCGTGGTGGCCGTGCTGGACGTGGCACATTTCGCCACCGGCGGGGTCGCCTGGGTCGAGACGGTCCGCAATGTGAATGTCCTGGCGGGCTGGCTGGTTCCGTACTGCCTGGGCGCGGTGTGGGCCGCCGGTGGTTTCTCCCGCCGCCGGCCCGCGGCCACCCTGCTCGTCACCGGACTCCTGGCCACCGCCGCACTGATCGGGTGGGGCGGCTATCCCGCCAGCATGGTCGGGGTCCCCGGTGCCGCCATGTCGAACCTCAACCCGCTCTCGCTCGCCGCCGTCACCTTCGGTCTGGCCCAGTGCGGCGCGGCCCTGCTGCTGAGCGGCCCGCTGCGCCGCCTCGTCGGACAGCCGGGGTCCGCGGCCGCCCCCGCGCCCGGCGGCCAACGGTCGGCCACACCGGGCCAGTTCGCCTGGGCGCTCGTGGCCCTGATGAACCTCTCCGTGATCACGATCTTCCTCTGGCACCAGACCGCGATGCTCTCGACGACCGCGGTCACCCTGGCGCTCACCGGCCCGCTCTTCGGCCTCCACACCGCACCCGATGCCTGGGCCTGGGTCCTGGTCCGCCTGCTCTGGGTACCCGTGTTCGTCCTGCTGTTGGTGGCACTGTGCAGGGCCTTCCAGCACGTCGAGGGCGACTCACGGCGCAGCCGGAACAAGGCCTCCTGA
- a CDS encoding amidase family protein, translated as MAGKHLSDIPEIHRRRLLGLGAAVAAPAMLGLGMPRARAAVVPDRAAPARSLLASRGGLAETSITDLLKQLAAGKLTSVELTKFYLDRIAELNLAGPALHAVLETNPEALKLAAKLDAERKAGKLRGVLHGIPLLIKDNIGTADKMHSTNGLRALLGARPAHDATVVARLRAAGAIPLGKANLTSLVSSSSGYSQRGGQTRNPYKLDRSPNGSSAGPAAATAAGLCAGAIGTETIGSILGPSGANSVVGIRPTTGLTSRTGMFPGARSFDTIGPICRTVADAALLLGVLTGVDPTDTATAASAGKFHSDYTPFLKPGGLKGARIGITREVFAGYSSHADAVAEQAVEVLRNAGAVVVDNANIPTAEKMMSDLDAAFIVQITEMKHDIESYLARTPGDHPRSIAELVAYNKAHADTELEYFDQNILQTVADYAGKPSDAEYKKAVATVRRVARDEGIDAALKNHRVDALMMPTGAPTWKIDLVNGDPQIMGSAIPVGYAGYAAINVPAGFVHGLPVGITFMGTAWSEPQLIRFAHGFEQAHPARRAPTFTPPGVGL; from the coding sequence ATGGCCGGAAAACATCTTTCCGACATACCCGAGATACACCGTCGCCGACTGCTGGGGCTCGGAGCGGCGGTGGCCGCCCCGGCGATGCTGGGGCTCGGCATGCCCCGGGCACGGGCTGCCGTGGTACCCGACCGCGCCGCGCCCGCCCGGTCCCTGCTCGCCTCGCGCGGCGGACTGGCGGAAACCAGCATCACCGACCTGCTCAAGCAGCTCGCCGCCGGCAAGCTCACCTCGGTGGAACTCACCAAGTTCTACCTGGACCGGATCGCCGAGCTGAACCTTGCGGGCCCCGCGCTGCACGCCGTCCTGGAGACGAATCCGGAGGCGCTGAAGCTGGCCGCGAAGCTGGACGCCGAGCGCAAGGCGGGCAAGCTCCGCGGCGTGCTGCACGGCATTCCGCTGCTGATCAAGGACAACATCGGCACCGCGGACAAGATGCACAGCACCAATGGCCTGCGTGCGCTGCTGGGTGCCCGCCCGGCCCATGACGCCACGGTGGTCGCCCGGCTGCGCGCGGCCGGTGCCATCCCGCTGGGCAAGGCCAATCTGACCTCGCTGGTCAGCTCGTCGAGCGGTTACAGCCAGCGGGGCGGCCAGACCCGCAACCCGTACAAGCTGGACCGCTCGCCCAACGGCTCCAGCGCGGGCCCCGCCGCGGCCACGGCGGCGGGCCTGTGCGCGGGTGCCATCGGGACCGAGACGATCGGGTCCATCCTGGGCCCCTCGGGCGCCAACAGTGTGGTCGGCATCCGGCCCACCACCGGACTCACCAGCCGCACCGGCATGTTCCCGGGGGCACGGAGCTTCGACACCATCGGCCCGATCTGCCGCACGGTGGCGGACGCCGCCCTGCTGCTCGGGGTGCTCACCGGGGTGGACCCCACCGACACGGCCACCGCGGCCAGCGCGGGCAAGTTCCACTCGGACTACACCCCCTTCCTGAAGCCGGGCGGGCTGAAGGGTGCCCGGATCGGCATCACCAGGGAGGTCTTCGCCGGCTACAGCTCACACGCGGACGCCGTCGCGGAGCAGGCCGTCGAGGTGCTGAGGAACGCCGGCGCGGTGGTCGTCGACAACGCCAACATCCCCACCGCGGAAAAGATGATGTCGGATCTGGACGCCGCCTTCATCGTCCAGATCACCGAGATGAAGCACGACATCGAGTCCTACCTCGCGCGGACTCCCGGCGATCACCCCCGCAGCATCGCCGAGCTCGTCGCGTACAACAAGGCGCACGCGGACACGGAGCTGGAGTACTTCGACCAGAACATCCTCCAGACCGTGGCCGATTACGCGGGCAAGCCGTCGGACGCCGAGTACAAGAAGGCGGTGGCCACGGTGCGCCGGGTCGCCCGTGACGAGGGCATCGACGCGGCACTGAAGAATCACCGGGTGGACGCCCTGATGATGCCGACGGGCGCGCCCACTTGGAAGATCGACCTGGTCAACGGGGATCCGCAGATCATGGGCAGCGCGATCCCCGTGGGCTATGCCGGCTATGCGGCCATCAACGTCCCCGCCGGGTTCGTGCACGGGCTGCCGGTCGGCATCACCTTCATGGGCACCGCCTGGAGCGAACCGCAGCTGATCCGCTTCGCACACGGCTTCGAGCAGGCTCACCCGGCGCGGCGCGCGCCGACGTTCACCCCGCCCGGCGTAGGCCTATAA